A window of the Loxodonta africana isolate mLoxAfr1 chromosome 3, mLoxAfr1.hap2, whole genome shotgun sequence genome harbors these coding sequences:
- the LOC100660696 gene encoding olfactory receptor 6N2, with protein sequence MEQYNHSSLAEFVLLGFPNVGDVRGWLFVLLLLAYLFTVCGNLLIFLVIQLDATLRTPMYHFVSVLSFLELWYTATTIPKMLANLLSKKKTISFAGCLLQTYFFHSLGASECYLLTAMAYDRYLAICRPLHYPAIMTPTLCVKMAVSCWTCGFLCPISEVILVSKLPFCGYNKIQHIFCDFPPLLFLACKNTSINVLVDFFINAFIILITFLFIMVSYGRIIEAVLKIQTAGGRKKAFSTCTSHLIVVLIFFGSIIFMYVRLKKSYSLTLDQTLAVVYSVLTPLANPVIYSLRNKELIKAIKRTIFRKCGKAHPTHH encoded by the coding sequence ATGGAGCAATACAACCACTCAAGCCTGGCTGAATTTGTGCTCCTAGGCTTCCCCAATGTGGGAGATGTTAGGGGATGGCTCTTTGTCCTACTGCTGTTGGCATACCTGTTCACCGTCTGTGGAAACTTGCTCATCTTCTTAGTCATACAACTGGATGCAACTCTACGCACACCCATGTACCACTTTGTCAGTGTTCTCTCCTTCTTGGAGCTTTGGTATACGGCCACCACCATACCTAAGATGCTAGCCAATCTTCTCAGTAAGAAGAAGACCATATCTTTTGCTGGATGTCTCCTTCAGACATACTTCTTCCACTCCCTAGGGGCCTCTGAATGCTATCTTCTTACAGCCATGGCCTATGACAGATACCTGGCCATTTGCCGCCCCCTCCACTACCCTGCAATTATGACTCCAACACTTTGTGTCAAGATGGCTGTTAGTTGTTGGACTTGTGGCTTCCTGTGCCCCATTTCTGAGGTCATTCTGGTTTCCAAGCTCCCTTTCTGTGGCTACAATAAAATCCAACACATTTTCTGTGACTTTCCACCTCTGTTGTTCCTGGCCTGCAAGAATACTTCCATTAATGTCCTGGTGGactttttcatcaatgccttcatcATCCTTATCACCTTCCTATTTATCATGGTTTCTTATGGGAGAATCATTGAGGCTGTGCTGAAGATACAAACagcaggaggaagaaagaaggctTTCTCTACATGCACCTCTCATCTCATTGTGGTCCTCATCTTCTTTGGGAGCATCATCTTCATGTATGTGCGGCTAAAGAAAAGCTACTCACTGACCCTTGATCAGACACTTGCTGTAGTCTACTCTGTACTAACACCATTGGCCAACCCAGTTATCTATAGTCTTCGTAACAAGGAGCTCATTAAGGCTATCAAGAGGACAATCTTCCGTAAGTGTGGGAAAGCTCATCCCACTCATCACTGA